CCTTATTGGCTAATAGCATTACAACTTTAAATTGCCACCATTCTAATCGCAAGCTCCATAGGCTCCAAGTGAATTAAGCTTTTCAAAAGCAAACTTTAGGCTCCAAGTGAATTAAGCTTTTCAAAAGCAAACTTCCAAAGAATTGTCAGCAAGTAAAAGAAAACAAAGTTACGTCATCATTATCACTCAGCTAAAACCTGTGAGGTCAACAGCACCCTCAATTACGGGCAGCAACAGGTCAGGTGTAGATATGCGCAGGGCTGGAACCTAATTTACAAGCCTACGTTGTGTCCATCTTGGAAAGTGTGTAATTCATAAACTGGATACACAACGGACACTGCCAAAACATGTCAGATTCTTAGATTGTGGATATTTATGACCACTGAAGAGTTGGTCTTTCCCAACACAGAGTTTGACACAACTTGTACAAATATTATGACAATTAGAAGTGGATTTTAGTTGTTCTTGGACTCGAAGCTTGTTTAGTGATGGAGAAACTAAAAACTCTTATGATGTGTGATGACTTTTGTGCCTGAGCTAGTTTGGAGCTTCTATGCAGAAGATGTATCTTCATATAGAAGTGAAGTAATCAACACTAGACTTTGGGTTTTATTTCTCCTTCTTGCATCCAAGTTAAAAGATAGCAAGTCAACAATCTTAAAATTTCTGATTTACACTGGCAGTCACTATTTGAAATAATTGTGTTTGAAGATTGGGACAAAAAAAATCTATGGTGTGTTATGACTTTCACATCTGAGCTAGTTTATAGTTCCCATACAgaagatgcttttttttttttttgaaaaaaaaaaagtgtagGTAAAGTATCAACACTATGATTTTAGCAGCGCCCCCTCCCCCCCTCCCCACCCAAAACAAACAAAAaccccctttttctctttttttgcccTCAGGTTACAAATAGAGATAGAAAACCATCCCCTTGAATTTAGGATTTATATTGGTGGTCACTTTTCAAAGTAATTGCCGCCAAATTTGCATGTTACACTTCAGAACATACTTGAAACCAAATCAACACTAGCACTATTGTGGTTATATAAGTTAACAACTAACTAGTTAGCTGTAACACAAAGAAGCACTTTTTAATGGTGTCGAATGTAACAACTTCTAGATTTTTACCTTTTTAAAATTTTCCATCCTGCAAAATTAAACATTTGATTTTATAACTTAAATATTACTTTTCCTCCTTGTCAATTGAGATCTTTGGATACATGTTTGAATCTTAATCTCACATCCATATCCATACAATACAATGTCGCTACCAGACAGAGATAATAATAAGATATACATGTAGCTATATGGTTCTTTGGCATTTGTGGAGTTGTATGGtacattagagagagagagagagagaggagtgggGGGGGGGTCAATTCGAGAGTGAAGTTGGGGACAAAAAGAAACAAACATATTTTATTAACATGGTATAAAACATAACCAAAAAATGTAAATATACACAAAGCATGGTGTTCAAGCTGAGAATTTCAGTATTAAATTGTGCTACACCCAAACCCACCAATAAAGTTTAGTGTACATTATATGACCTAAATAGGCCAGCAGCCATCGGGTTCAATTTCTTAGGACCcaaaggaaagaattttggtttgTTTCAGGACAGTCCACCAGACTATGGACCTCCATTATTACATGCCCTTTTACCAGCAACTAATGCATTAACCTATTAGTGTCGATACCATTAAAAGTCGTACATGCAAAACTTAGCTTCCAAGGCACTAGGTCATGTAGCAAGAACAAGCCAGTACACCATTAGTTTACAGATACAACTACATCATATCAGCCATATCTGACCTATCATAATGGATCATGGAAGACATTTTACCTCCCAAAATACCACCACCATGCATTATCACCATATCTGATTTATCATGATGGATCATGGGAGTCATTCTACCTCCCAATATACCCCCACCATTTCACAAAAAGAACCAAGGGTGCTAGACCTGCACCAGAAGCCTCCCTCATGTGGGAAACATTTCTAATTCCCATGGTGCCCCATCTTAAGTGCAGAAAGGATGTGCCTCGCATTACCAATATGTGGTTTTCACCTCCATATGAATGTAGTTTTACTGTCTTCCAAAAACCAACATCGGAGGCTCCTAAGTGTCAGGCTTCACAAAATAAATGCCAAGCACAACAAATTATCTGAGAAAGTTGGATCTCTAAGTTACACCCCCACACTTTACATATAAAAACGAAACTACACCTCTAGAATATCTAATGCATAGCATATAACTACAACAGCCATAAGCGATCATAAAACCATAGACAAATTATGTAGCAAAGACTGATTCTTGAGCAACCCCCAtcccaaccccccccccccccaccttcaacaacaaaaaaaaaaaaaaaaaaaagaaggtgcaggGGCGGGGAATCACAATCATACTAACATCCCTCTAACACGATTTGAAATCTCAACCATATTGTCCCATCTCAATCCCATATGCACCCGTATTGTCTGTATTGACCAGTAACAACATGGGGTGCCATCTGATTTGATGAACCTCAAGTAGAATGGGGGCATAGTGCATCTTGTGCCATGCTGACACATAAACAATATAAAGGCATATGGCAAGATTTCAAAACTTGTTCTAACATGAGTAGCAGCCATGTATCAACAAGCATATGACAATTGTGACTATCATCTTATGATGACATCTCCAGCTAATTAAATTTCAGGCAACTTCAACAGTAAATAAGTCTAAGAACAAAATTCCAAGTGCCATAACCTAGTTCATGTAAACCCAATAATGCGGTTCACTATTATCCCTTTTTATCTTGGTAATATCCAACAAAATCCAAGAGTCCACTGTACCAAATTACTCAATATTATTACAAAAATAAGTGCCAATTATAGAAGGCTTTCATCTGGAAGAACAATTTACCCCATCCTAGTCCTAGGTGTATTTTGTCAAACTTGATAATGCATGAAGTACTGTATGTGTTGTAAAGAGACCAGCCACTGTCAACTAAAGTCTCATCAGAACCAGTAATGCTTTTCCTATGAGATACTCCAGCAAAAGAAATGCACAAGATACAGTGGCAAATTGCTGCTAATGCCATGACCTTTGAATATACACCCACATCCACTACAGTTTATACCTAAACACAAAAGCATATTGTATAAGAAACCATACTGAGATagcttaaattaattttatcatgaccttcttcttaaAGACAAGGCAAGAATTAAGAAGGAAAAAGGGATTTATAGAAGCAAGATGTCCTACAACTGCTACTGTATTCATTTCAAAAAGTGCATTTGAAAACACAAACATTGATATTCAACAACTACTAGATCATTAGCCTAAGAACATGAGTACAAATGGTAATGCATAGCTGAATTGTAGAATCATTGAGAGAACAGCATTCTTGAGAGGAAaccaaagaaataaagagaaagctGGAGCAATAACTTCATGTTATAAAATGAAATGTcatcaagattaaaaaaaatggaaaagccATTTAGCATATATGATTAAATTTGTAGGGCATATAGACATCAAGATTCTTTCTAATAATGAAATGTTAGTTACAAGATGGTTGCCACCCGAAGCCTATGACTTGAACATTTACCTAGAATTGATTGTTTTTGTTCTTCACATGACACAATAGTACAGCATAGTAATAAAGAGGAAACCATCATTTCTGAAATGAATTGAACTTGTGATCTTTTCTTCTTTGAAGTAAGCCATAATAAGAATAGATCCCTGGCTATCAACTACCTAAGGGTAAAAATTTtgtcaagatcaaatttcaaaaGATGGAAATAGAAGGCAGCATCTCAAGAATGATCTAGAAAACAAATCTTCAAAACCAAGATAAACAAATCCATGGCTTGGATAGGGTATTATTGTATCAAAGTCAAGTTCGACCACCTCCCATTATGGACCAGACCAAAAgggatttcaaatttgaattttgacaCAAACCCTATCATACAAGAATCATGTTGGGTTTAGATGCAAGTCCAAGTAGGGAAAACTTCATAATAACCATCATGCTTGTGAGCTCCATATTGATATACTAAGATCTTAATACTTaggatttcaaatttgaattttaacacAAACCTTATCATCCAAGATCATGTTGGATCTAGATACAAGTCCTGATAGGAAAATTTTCATGATTCCATCATGCTTATGACCTCAGTATGGATATATCCCACTAATCAGCTTCAAGTTGGGTGTGAATTAAGTCCAAGTCACATCCAAGTAAcatcaaattattttatgttaattCACTCCTCATTTCATGAATTATGACTAGTAATCAAGCCCGCCAATAACTCTTATGTTCCAAAACAAGGACAGAGAAGCCAAACATGAGGGGATGGTGTTACAAGGGACATTGACAAGGGAAGACATGAAGAGAAGGGAAAGATAGGTTACTTAGTCTCAAAGAAGAATTGAATTAAGGATTTGGCAGTTCAATTCCCCTACTCTCAAGTTTCAATATTCGCATCCATTTTAGGTGAGACAGACAAACTTTACAAGAAATGTCAAGGGGTATAAGACTAACAATTAGTATATGTTAATATATATTCAGCAACCCATCAAATCTCAATCAGATTGGGCTCACGAAACCCATAGCATACTGTATTATGTTAGATCATCAGGTTATGTCAGATTCCAGTTGATACCATATGTAGACATACACCTGAAATCATGTATGAATCTGTCTTTGCAGCCAAGCACAATAAATTAAGCTCACGCTTCTAGATCAAGTTCATGTTGGATCTGAGCCAGCCAGCACAGTGACAACCATAAGCATGGACAATCCCATATAAAAGGGGAAAATATAAACTAAAAGATTGCACATGTAACTAGTCATCTTTAaagaaaatcaaatcaaataacaaACTGCCCACCCCTTCTTAATGAGGATCAACCTGATTCTGTATATCATACATGAAAAGTTGATTGAAGCCGATCTAGCAGTGCACACAACTTTTAAAGATCTAAAAATATCTAATAGAATATCTAACCACTTGATAAGTCCCGAAAAGTGCTCAAGTGAACTTGAGCAACGCTGCTAATTCGACTTACACAGAATCCAGCAGAATCTATCATTTCTTTGATTCATCTGAACCAAGAAAAGGGGGAAAAAGTACCTCAAAAAGGTAGTATGTCCTGAAAAAGAGCTTGATTTACCAAATTCTAAATCAGTAGGCATACTAAATAAAGGTTATCTCTGTCTCTTAGCAATACAATTTATCCATTCTAGTGGACTAGAGATAGCAAAGGAATATATTAATACATAATTGACTCTGTAAAATGCAAGATGTAGAAAATAGATATTTCCCTCCAAATAACGATTTTTcattaaagaaacaaaaaaaaaaaatcctccgaAAATTAATGTCTATACATCTCCGATATAACTGTCACATTTCAGGTGGAAAATATCTTGGTCAAACAACCTTTCTTAACATTTTACACTTAAAAAAGGGGAAAACATGGTTGACTAAAGGAATTGAACGCTCGTTTAGGCTATCATGGAGATGTTTGGTCACAACACATTACAATCTTATAAACATTCCACAAAAAAAATGGATTTAAAGTTATATATAGTCAATGGTATTGAGTTGAGATTCTGCACCTTTTTAGGATTAAGCAAGTAATCATACAAAGTCGACTCCTCCCATATCACAGCCATGTTCTTGTTTGCAGCAGAGTATGAATAACCAGGTGTAGTACCAGATTGCCTCCCAAACAGACCGTTCAGATTAGGTCCTACATATATCAACATTCAGAGCAAAACGAGAAAATTATCAGAAAAAGTTAACACACGATTAATAAAAAACTATTACTAACTAAAGAAGGACGGATCAAGTTGCCGCATTAAATGCGCAGATAGATAGCCTGCACGTTGGAAAATAGCACATGTTTGCATGAAGATGCGTATGAAAATAAACAAATATCTTGTTATGTATTATAAGCACCATGAAACACATTGGTTTTCACTGCTCAGCAAATCTTAATCAATAAATTCTAGGGTCAAGATTAGCAAACATATAGATTAGAGATAACCAATAAAAGGGGAATATATACCACATAAAGCTGACAGATTGAAGGTTGCAGATTCAACAGAAGTCTACGAAGACTTCAGCCATAGAAATCGAGCACCAAATAACACAGAAAAGAAAATCACATAGATCACATAAAACACTATTTATGTCAGAAATTAAGGAACTACCACCATAAatacattttaaaaaaaaaaaaggagcaaaaTCTCGAGAGGCCTTACTTGAGCAAGAGCCAAGCAGATCGAGCTCCGACTTCAAACTAATTAGAGAATGTTCGGATCAAACAAATCAAGCAGaaaacatatatataaaaataaaaaaaaaaaaaaaaaaaaagcgaaaaACACATACGTGCATCAAGATCATAAGAAATAAAACAGATATCGGAGGGAGAGAGATCCACCTTGCTTGTGTCCGGCCCCCTTCTCGACGGTGTGGCACTGCGCGCACTTGGTCTTGAAGATCTTCTCCCCGGCCTTCGGATCGCCAGGAGGAGCCTCCGCAAACGACGCCATCGACGACCTCGACCGAGGTCTCGGTTTAGGGTTTGATTCACTTGTCCTTTCCCAACGGCAGCGATGACCGACTGCCTTCGGCGGCTACTTCCAACGAGCGACTACAGCTTCCTCGGAGGCGCTAGCCACGCTCCCATATATGCGGGTGCGCTGCTTAAATTACTATAATGCCCTTTATAACTCTTGGAATAGCATGGTGCGTGCTCCGTGGTTTTAAACGGAAAAGTCTAGAATGGCATCGGTGTTTTAGGTGTGAAAGATGCTTCTGGAAGCTCAGTTCGCGTTCGTGTGTGGGTACTTCGAATGTCAGGGGGCGGTCGGAAAGGATGCCACGTGTCCGGAAGCATGGCTGGTGAGTTCCAGTAGGGCTCATCGAACCAGATTCCTAATCGAGCCAAGTTCCTAGCAATCTGGTTGGATGGAGCttgatttgaaattaattttaaggTTGAAAGTTGAGATCATCTTTATCactattttggatttgatttgagcttaattttgaattaaaccaGGCAAAAGTAAAATTTATCAACTTGATAACtcttaatttgaaaattaattcaagTTTGAAGCAAACTCAATTATAACTTGAATTAAAGCTTCATTCAACTTTTGATCAAAACTTGGTTCAAGCATGATTTCAATCTTGATTCAATTTTTAGTTAATATTTAATAGGTTTAAAATTGAATAAAGACCCAACCTTAAAGTATTGTAAGATAATAAACGGCAAACAAccagtatataaatttatataatagatataatatatattttggaGCTTAATTGAGCCAAATCTAACCGAATTAGGTCTGTTTTTTGACTTAGCCTAAAACTAGTTCCAAATATAGATTGTAGGTTTAAGCTTGCTTAGGTTTGAATTGAACTTGAATGATGTTTTTCCCAACCAATGTTTGAATGGAACTATGTAGGTCATTTGCCACAACTAATTCTTGGTTCTCAAGGAGCAAAATTATTAAGCAATCCTTGGGTAAAACGGACATATAAGCTAATGTAATTGCCTTGATCAACAATCTAGACCACTGGATTTatggatttgtttgatggtatgtagcaataaattttaaatttagctTTCTCTGATGAAAATTGTGTGAAAAATTAACGATCGAGAGATCCGAGAATTATATTTTCTAAAAATACAAATGTGTCCCgcattcttataattttttttatataaaatcatgCTTTATTAATGTCGAAAGACTTGAAAAATGACCAAACAGAAGTTGAAATTTTAGAGAATACTATCTAAAAATTAATGCCTCTTTTTTTTTAcagtaataaaataaaaaatggcaAGCTATGCTCAACATTAAACATATGTTTTAATATCGGTGACTTATTCGCTATGGTATTTTGCTATACCATAGTTTGATAAATGTCATGCACATGTTGGATGACATCCCAAGAGATCATATGCTTAAAACCTTCATTAGATGCTATATAACATGATATCATGTGGATATCTAGTAGTCCAGTACTGGTACCCAACACACCATAACAGTTTGGTGAATGCTAGATTGCTACAGGGATTGTTTTTTAAGAAAAGTAGTGGGAAGACCGAAGATCCTACAGAAGGTATCATGGACCTACATGGCGATTGCGAGGCGCATCCCTAATGCAGAACGATACCCTTGTGACTCCTTTGCTTATAATCTTGTTCGTGTTAAAAATTAGACGACCAAAGAAAAGGAATGGCATTGATCTTTGGGCATTTTGCATTCTAAGACATTGTGAGCCACATTTTTGAAAGATGGCCTCTTTTCTTGTGCATAAGACTTCCCACACGCCAAGAAACATGCAAATCGCCTCACCAATTTGCTCTCTTGAATAACATGGTCATCTCGAATGCCACATCAGCAACTACAGACCTCTCTTCTATCCAGCACATCCCTTCATCTCCTCATGTTCTCACACTTTCAAGGCTTGGCAAGGAACAATCCCAACATACAAGGCCAAAGCAGAGGTTTTCATGCAgtgcagaagaaaaaaaaatctctaatagGGTAAACATTAGAAAGGCAGATGTCCAAAGAGGGTGTAGAATCCATCCGTTACCCCTAAATATAGTCAGTATTTTGTGGCACCAGCATTGTCTAATCTTTCCAAGGATTTCACATGCACCATTGAAGAAGATCTGAACGAAAAAGTGTACATTAGAGTTATACTTTGATTATGTTTTATAATGAATGAAATTTTTATCTCAAGAACATTCGAAGAACATTTTGGAACAAAGGGTCATTACTGACTGTATTTATTAAAATTGTTCTTTTTAGCCTTCATTTTGAAAAGATTACTACCATCAAGACAACCCTTCGTCACGGCATGAAGTGGCTTATTGCTGGAAGACAACAAACAGCCTCTAGCCAGCTTATTTTTCTGGGTTG
The DNA window shown above is from Elaeis guineensis isolate ETL-2024a chromosome 8, EG11, whole genome shotgun sequence and carries:
- the LOC105049793 gene encoding cytochrome c isoform X2, which encodes MASFAEAPPGDPKAGEKIFKTKCAQCHTVEKGAGHKQGPNLNGLFGRQSGTTPGYSYSAANKNMAVIWEESTLYDYLLNPKKV
- the LOC105049793 gene encoding cytochrome c isoform X1, with protein sequence MASFAEAPPGDPKAGEKIFKTKCAQCHTVEKGAGHKQGPNLNGLFGRQSGTTPGYSYSAANKNMAVIWEESTLYDYLLNPKKYIPGTKMVFPGLKKPQERADLIAYLKQSTAP